One part of the Flavobacterium johnsoniae UW101 genome encodes these proteins:
- a CDS encoding dipeptidase, whose translation MFIIDAHLDLSMNAMEWNRDLRNDVPTLRSLEKGMTDKPDRERATVSFPDLRKGNIGIVVATQIARFVKPDSLIPGWNSPEQAWAQTQGQLAWYKAMEEAGEITQITDKKSLQKQIDLWNDGTSNDKKPIGYILSLEGADSIIDISYLEKAYNYGLRAIGPAHYGPGRYANGTDATGKMNQNGIDLLKEMERLNIILDATHLCDDAFWQALDNYNGPVWASHNNCRSLVDHNRQYSDEMIKALISRGAVIGGALDAWMLVPNWERGVSMPLEMNCNLETVFKHMDHICQLAGNANHIGVGSDLDGAFGTEQSPYDLNTIADLQKLVLIFKNNGYSDEDLDKIFHQNWINFLMKNWD comes from the coding sequence ATGTTTATAATAGACGCCCATTTAGACCTGAGCATGAATGCAATGGAATGGAATCGTGATTTAAGAAATGATGTTCCCACGCTGCGCAGTTTAGAAAAAGGAATGACCGACAAACCAGACCGTGAACGTGCAACGGTTTCATTTCCTGATTTACGCAAAGGCAATATAGGAATTGTGGTAGCTACGCAAATTGCAAGATTTGTAAAACCAGACAGTTTAATTCCGGGCTGGAATTCTCCTGAACAGGCCTGGGCACAAACACAAGGACAGCTGGCGTGGTACAAAGCCATGGAAGAAGCGGGAGAAATAACCCAAATTACAGATAAAAAATCGCTCCAGAAACAAATTGATTTATGGAACGACGGAACGTCAAACGATAAAAAACCAATTGGCTATATTTTGAGTTTAGAAGGTGCTGATTCCATTATTGATATTTCGTATTTAGAAAAAGCCTACAATTACGGATTACGTGCGATTGGCCCTGCGCATTACGGCCCTGGGCGTTATGCAAACGGAACGGACGCAACTGGAAAAATGAATCAAAACGGAATTGATTTATTAAAAGAAATGGAACGTTTAAATATAATTCTGGACGCAACGCATTTATGCGATGATGCTTTTTGGCAGGCTTTAGATAATTATAACGGCCCCGTTTGGGCAAGTCATAACAATTGCAGGAGTCTGGTTGATCATAATCGCCAATACAGCGATGAAATGATCAAAGCTTTAATTTCTAGAGGAGCCGTTATTGGCGGTGCTTTAGATGCGTGGATGCTGGTTCCAAATTGGGAAAGAGGTGTTTCGATGCCGTTAGAAATGAATTGCAATCTTGAAACCGTTTTCAAACACATGGATCACATTTGTCAATTGGCTGGAAATGCGAATCACATTGGCGTAGGTTCAGATTTAGATGGTGCTTTTGGTACAGAACAATCTCCGTATGATTTAAACACCATTGCCGATTTACAAAAATTGGTTCTGATATTTAAAAACAACGGTTATTCTGATGAAGATTTAGATAAAATCTTTCACCAGAACTGGATCAATTTTTTAATGAAGAATTGGGATTAA
- a CDS encoding DeoR/GlpR family DNA-binding transcription regulator, giving the protein MNNDNEVVNYTKEERKNLILKEINLHTRVSFETLSAKLFVSEDTVRRDINELESESLLIKVKGGAMTKAYHHSSSNQTYAGESKQIIAQKTLGLLRDGMVLLIGGGTTIREFIRLIPNDLSLTIFTVTVLSAVELLDKPNVKIIMIGGSISSYSQMCVSGDVYNQLANIKVDLLILGTNALDIEGGFSDSDWETVQVKKAMIQASEKTAILTISEKLDTVLKMKIANLSEVDYVVTEVDPSDEKLQSYKKAVPSLVFI; this is encoded by the coding sequence ATGAATAATGATAATGAAGTGGTTAATTACACTAAAGAAGAACGTAAAAATCTTATTTTAAAAGAGATTAACTTGCATACTCGTGTAAGTTTTGAAACCCTTTCGGCTAAATTATTTGTTTCTGAAGATACTGTAAGACGTGATATAAATGAACTTGAGTCAGAATCTTTATTGATTAAAGTAAAGGGCGGCGCGATGACAAAAGCCTATCACCATTCTTCATCTAATCAGACCTATGCGGGCGAATCTAAACAAATTATTGCACAAAAAACTTTAGGCCTTCTTCGTGACGGCATGGTTTTGCTAATTGGAGGCGGTACTACAATTAGAGAATTCATTCGGCTAATTCCTAACGATTTAAGTTTGACTATTTTTACTGTTACGGTTTTATCTGCAGTTGAACTTTTGGATAAACCCAACGTTAAAATTATCATGATTGGCGGCAGCATTTCGTCTTACAGCCAAATGTGTGTGAGTGGCGATGTTTACAATCAACTGGCTAATATTAAAGTCGATTTATTAATATTAGGAACCAATGCTTTAGATATCGAAGGCGGTTTCTCAGATTCTGACTGGGAAACGGTTCAGGTTAAAAAAGCAATGATTCAGGCTTCAGAAAAAACAGCGATTCTTACGATTTCTGAAAAACTGGATACGGTGCTAAAAATGAAAATTGCCAACTTATCTGAAGTAGATTACGTTGTGACGGAAGTTGATCCAAGCGACGAAAAATTACAATCATATAAGAAGGCAGTTCCAAGTTTAGTTTTTATTTAA
- a CDS encoding family 20 glycosylhydrolase, translated as MQKSIFLLLIFCFSFGNAQSTCDNTLIIPAPNFYKTNGDSIRINGKIKIAFDKNTYSAKELKTAQIFESAVNANTPNKKSNIEVLFIAEKPSPASKKEGYKINISSKKITVTGSEEGLFYAVQSLLQLLPNQPKNQEIKLPFATIEDEPRYDYRGLHLDVCRHFFSVNVIKDFIAQMSYYKLNNFHWHLTDDQGWRIEIKKYPKLTEVGSKRAQTLVGNKFERFPYFFDGNPYGGFYTQEEIKDVVKFAEDHYVNIIPEIEMPGHATAAVTAYPNLSCFPDRNYKVVESWGVFEDIFCAGKEETFTFLEDVLTEVMALFPSKYIHIGGDECPKARWKECPNCQKRIAALGLKDEHELQSYLTTRIEKFLNANGRQILGWDEMLEGGLAPNAAVMSWRGESGGISAAKQKHFVIMNPEQVLYLDYNQGYSPQEPLTIGRLTTVEKIYNYNPTPVDSLTVEEQKYIMGVQSNLWSEYLTTPAKLNYMIYPRVFALAEIAWTEPKNKNYNRFILNQIPHHLEKLEAQKRMYKVPIPFGSEETALIASSYILDLKPTIKNGQIFYTIDGYNPDETAELYTKPVTIHIPKGEFRIIKTVQISPGGRKSSISKILVRNPDLKPTLALKPTKKGLKFDYYTGTFQQVQDLELTKPVNSGIFEGKISAEKWKTKLERYIGLKFDGYIFIPETANYTISTLSDDGSKLFIDNELVVNNDGIHWLNEAYGVIKLEKGFHKINISYFDQVGGTTLTCFIQQEGKEKQEISESQLYYE; from the coding sequence ATGCAAAAAAGTATATTTCTTCTTTTGATTTTCTGTTTCTCTTTCGGAAATGCGCAAAGTACTTGTGATAACACTTTGATAATTCCCGCTCCCAATTTTTATAAAACAAACGGAGACAGTATTCGTATAAACGGAAAAATCAAAATTGCATTCGACAAAAATACATACAGCGCAAAAGAATTAAAAACTGCACAAATTTTTGAGTCGGCAGTAAATGCTAATACACCAAATAAAAAAAGCAATATTGAAGTTTTGTTTATTGCCGAAAAACCATCGCCAGCTTCAAAAAAAGAAGGCTATAAAATCAATATTTCTTCCAAAAAAATAACCGTTACCGGAAGTGAAGAAGGATTATTTTATGCAGTTCAGAGTTTATTGCAGCTTTTGCCGAACCAGCCCAAAAATCAGGAAATAAAATTACCCTTTGCAACTATCGAAGACGAGCCCAGATACGACTACCGCGGGCTTCACCTCGATGTGTGCCGTCATTTTTTCTCGGTTAATGTTATAAAAGATTTTATCGCACAAATGTCTTATTATAAATTAAATAATTTCCATTGGCATTTAACCGATGATCAGGGCTGGAGAATTGAAATAAAAAAATACCCAAAACTTACCGAAGTCGGATCTAAAAGAGCACAGACTTTAGTAGGCAATAAATTTGAACGATTCCCGTATTTTTTTGACGGAAATCCATATGGCGGATTTTATACTCAGGAAGAAATTAAAGACGTTGTAAAATTTGCCGAAGACCATTATGTAAATATTATTCCCGAAATCGAAATGCCGGGTCATGCCACTGCAGCGGTAACGGCTTATCCAAATCTATCTTGTTTTCCGGATCGAAATTATAAAGTTGTAGAATCATGGGGCGTTTTTGAAGATATTTTTTGTGCCGGAAAAGAAGAAACTTTTACTTTTTTAGAAGATGTTTTAACAGAAGTTATGGCTTTATTTCCGAGTAAATACATTCATATTGGCGGAGATGAATGCCCAAAAGCAAGATGGAAAGAATGTCCGAACTGTCAAAAGAGAATTGCAGCTTTAGGTTTAAAAGACGAACATGAACTGCAAAGCTATTTAACAACACGAATTGAAAAATTCCTAAACGCAAATGGAAGGCAAATCCTGGGCTGGGACGAAATGCTGGAAGGCGGACTTGCGCCAAATGCAGCTGTAATGTCATGGCGAGGCGAATCTGGCGGCATCAGCGCTGCAAAACAAAAGCATTTTGTGATTATGAATCCTGAGCAAGTGCTGTATCTGGATTACAACCAAGGTTATTCTCCTCAGGAACCTTTAACAATTGGAAGATTAACAACGGTTGAAAAAATATACAATTACAATCCAACTCCTGTAGACAGCTTAACGGTTGAGGAGCAAAAATACATTATGGGCGTACAGTCTAATCTTTGGTCTGAATATTTGACAACTCCTGCGAAATTAAATTATATGATTTATCCAAGAGTTTTTGCTTTAGCAGAAATTGCGTGGACTGAACCCAAAAACAAGAATTACAACCGTTTTATTCTAAATCAAATTCCGCATCATTTAGAGAAACTCGAAGCACAAAAAAGAATGTATAAAGTTCCAATTCCTTTTGGATCTGAAGAAACCGCTTTAATTGCATCAAGTTATATTTTAGACTTAAAACCCACAATTAAAAACGGGCAGATATTCTACACAATTGACGGTTACAATCCAGATGAAACGGCAGAACTTTATACAAAACCTGTAACGATACATATTCCAAAAGGAGAATTCCGAATTATAAAAACAGTCCAAATCAGTCCGGGCGGCAGAAAAAGTTCGATCAGTAAAATACTAGTTCGAAATCCAGATTTGAAACCGACCTTAGCACTAAAACCAACAAAAAAGGGTTTAAAATTCGATTATTATACCGGAACTTTTCAGCAGGTTCAGGATTTAGAATTGACAAAACCTGTTAATTCGGGCATTTTTGAAGGCAAAATAAGTGCTGAAAAATGGAAAACGAAATTAGAACGTTATATCGGCTTAAAATTTGACGGCTATATCTTTATTCCAGAAACAGCAAATTATACAATTTCAACGCTTTCAGATGACGGATCGAAGCTTTTTATAGACAATGAACTAGTTGTAAACAACGACGGCATACATTGGCTTAATGAAGCTTACGGAGTTATTAAACTCGAAAAAGGATTTCATAAAATCAACATCAGCTATTTTGATCAGGTTGGAGGTACTACTTTAACTTGTTTTATACAACAGGAAGGAAAAGAAAAACAGGAAATCAGTGAATCGCAGTTGTATTATGAATAA
- a CDS encoding succinate dehydrogenase/fumarate reductase iron-sulfur subunit translates to MKLTLKIWRQKNAQDKGGIVEYPIDGIEPDMSFLEMLDVLNEGLINKGEEPVAFDHDCREGICGMCSLFINGEAHGPDRGVTTCQLHMRMFKDGDTIFIEPFRAKAFPVIKDLVVDRSSFDRIQHAGGFISVNTSGNTIDANTIPIPKDDADKSFDAAACIGCGACVATCKNSSAMLFVSAKVSQYALLPQGKVEATDRVLNMVHQMDLEGFGNCTNTGACEIECPKGISLENIARMNREYLAASLKG, encoded by the coding sequence ATGAAACTTACATTAAAAATATGGCGTCAAAAAAACGCTCAAGATAAAGGAGGGATTGTAGAATATCCTATTGATGGAATCGAGCCGGATATGTCTTTCCTTGAAATGTTAGACGTTCTTAACGAAGGTTTAATTAACAAAGGAGAAGAGCCTGTAGCATTTGATCACGATTGTCGTGAAGGAATCTGCGGAATGTGTTCTTTATTCATCAACGGAGAAGCGCACGGACCAGACAGAGGTGTTACAACTTGTCAGTTACACATGCGTATGTTTAAAGATGGTGATACAATTTTTATCGAACCATTTAGAGCAAAAGCTTTCCCGGTAATTAAAGATTTAGTTGTTGACAGAAGTTCTTTTGACAGAATTCAACATGCAGGAGGATTTATCTCTGTAAATACTTCAGGAAATACAATCGACGCTAATACTATTCCAATTCCAAAAGACGACGCAGATAAATCATTTGACGCTGCAGCTTGTATTGGATGTGGAGCTTGTGTTGCAACTTGTAAAAACTCTTCGGCAATGTTATTCGTTTCTGCAAAAGTTTCTCAATATGCATTATTGCCACAAGGTAAAGTTGAAGCAACTGACCGTGTATTAAACATGGTTCACCAAATGGATTTAGAAGGTTTTGGTAACTGTACAAATACAGGAGCCTGCGAAATCGAATGTCCAAAAGGAATTTCGCTTGAAAATATCGCACGTATGAACCGTGAGTATTTAGCAGCAAGCTTGAAAGGATAA
- a CDS encoding fumarate reductase/succinate dehydrogenase flavoprotein subunit, with product MALDSKIPNGPIADKWTNYKDHINLVNPANKRNLDIIVVGTGLAGGSAAATLAELGYNVKAFCFQDSPRRAHSIAAQGGINAAKNYKGDGDSVYRLFYDTVKGGDYRAREANVHRLAEVSANIIDQCVAQGVPLAREYGGLLDNRSFGGTLVSRTFYAQGQTGQQLLLGAYSAMNRQIGRGKIKMYNRHEMLDIVIVNGKARGIIARDLITGKIERHSAHAVVIGSGGYGNVFFLSTNAMGSNATAAWKIHKKGAFFANPCYTQIHPTCIPVSGDHQSKLTLMSESLRNDGRIWVPKNLEDAKAIREGKKKAIDLSEEERDYFLERRYPAFGNLVPRDVASRAAKERCDAGFGVNKTGEAVYLDFAAAIERYGKEAAHVKGLNENDKALITKLGTDIVKSKYGNLFQMYLKIVDEDPYVTPMMIYPAVHYTMGGTWVDYNLMTTIPGCFSIGESNFSDHGANRLGASALMQGLADGYFVLPYTIGDYLAPDIKMGPISTDLPEFVEAEKAVVDQINKFINNNGKHSVDYFHKKLGKIMWDKVGMARNAKGLTEAIEEIAALREEFYKDVKVPGSPYEFNQELEKATRVADFLELGELFAKDALHRNESCGGHFREEYQTEEGEALRDDDNFAYVAAWEYKGKPSDAVLHKEPLNYENIKLVQRSYK from the coding sequence ATGGCATTAGATTCAAAAATTCCAAATGGTCCTATAGCGGACAAATGGACAAATTATAAAGATCATATTAATTTAGTAAACCCTGCTAACAAACGTAATTTAGATATTATTGTAGTTGGTACAGGTTTAGCTGGAGGTTCGGCTGCGGCTACTTTGGCTGAGTTAGGATATAACGTAAAAGCATTCTGCTTCCAAGATTCTCCACGTCGTGCGCACTCTATTGCTGCACAAGGAGGTATCAATGCTGCAAAAAATTATAAAGGTGATGGTGACTCAGTTTACAGATTGTTCTACGATACTGTAAAAGGTGGTGACTACCGTGCACGTGAGGCAAACGTTCACCGTTTGGCTGAGGTTTCTGCAAACATTATTGACCAGTGTGTGGCTCAAGGGGTGCCATTGGCTCGTGAATACGGCGGACTTTTAGATAACCGTTCTTTTGGAGGAACTTTGGTTTCTCGTACATTTTATGCACAAGGACAAACTGGACAGCAATTATTGTTAGGAGCTTATTCTGCAATGAACCGTCAGATTGGTCGTGGAAAAATTAAAATGTACAACCGTCACGAAATGCTTGACATTGTAATCGTGAACGGAAAAGCGAGAGGTATTATCGCTCGTGATTTAATTACAGGAAAAATAGAAAGACATTCTGCTCACGCGGTAGTAATTGGTTCTGGAGGATACGGAAACGTATTTTTCCTTTCAACAAATGCTATGGGAAGTAACGCAACAGCAGCTTGGAAAATTCATAAAAAAGGAGCGTTTTTCGCAAATCCTTGTTACACACAAATTCACCCAACATGTATTCCGGTTTCAGGAGATCACCAGTCAAAACTGACTTTGATGTCTGAATCTTTACGTAATGACGGTCGTATTTGGGTTCCAAAAAACTTGGAAGATGCAAAAGCTATCCGTGAAGGGAAGAAAAAAGCAATTGATTTATCTGAAGAAGAAAGAGATTATTTCTTAGAAAGAAGATATCCTGCGTTTGGTAACTTAGTTCCTCGTGACGTTGCGTCTCGTGCGGCTAAAGAAAGATGTGATGCTGGTTTTGGTGTTAACAAAACGGGTGAAGCAGTTTATTTAGATTTTGCGGCGGCTATCGAACGTTACGGAAAAGAAGCTGCTCACGTAAAAGGTTTGAATGAAAATGACAAAGCTTTAATTACTAAATTAGGAACTGATATTGTAAAAAGTAAATACGGAAACTTATTCCAAATGTACTTGAAAATTGTTGACGAAGATCCTTATGTAACACCAATGATGATTTACCCGGCGGTTCACTACACAATGGGTGGAACTTGGGTTGATTATAACTTGATGACTACAATTCCTGGATGTTTCTCAATTGGAGAATCTAACTTCTCTGATCACGGAGCAAACAGACTTGGAGCTTCTGCTTTAATGCAAGGTTTAGCTGATGGATATTTCGTATTGCCATATACTATTGGAGATTATTTAGCTCCGGATATTAAAATGGGACCAATTTCTACAGATTTACCAGAATTCGTTGAAGCTGAAAAAGCGGTTGTAGATCAAATCAATAAATTCATCAATAACAACGGTAAACATTCTGTAGATTATTTCCACAAAAAACTTGGAAAAATCATGTGGGATAAAGTAGGTATGGCTCGTAACGCTAAAGGATTAACTGAAGCTATCGAAGAAATTGCTGCTTTACGTGAAGAGTTTTATAAAGATGTAAAAGTTCCTGGAAGCCCTTACGAATTTAATCAGGAATTAGAAAAAGCAACTCGTGTTGCCGATTTCTTAGAATTAGGAGAATTGTTCGCTAAAGATGCTTTACACCGTAACGAATCTTGTGGAGGTCACTTCCGTGAGGAATACCAGACAGAAGAAGGAGAAGCACTTCGTGACGATGATAACTTTGCATACGTTGCAGCTTGGGAATACAAAGGAAAACCAAGTGATGCCGTATTACACAAAGAACCACTTAATTACGAAAACATTAAATTAGTACAGCGTAGCTATAAATAA
- a CDS encoding succinate dehydrogenase cytochrome b subunit, whose protein sequence is MAQSALLNASILKKVAMALSGIFLITFLALHVSLNFISILSEDVFNEASHFMGYNPLIQYVMQPILAFGVIFHFVMGFVLTAQNSAARPIAYAKYNGAANASWSSRNMIISGLVILAFLGLHFYDFWFPEVSYKYIAGTAPDATRYYGELVHKFQSPVRTALYCVSFILLGFHLWHGFASSLQSVGMHNKYSRFLAKVGYWFAVVVPAAFVIIALFHHFKQ, encoded by the coding sequence ATGGCACAATCTGCACTATTGAATGCTTCCATCTTAAAGAAAGTAGCTATGGCTCTTTCGGGAATATTCTTAATCACGTTTTTAGCGCTGCATGTTTCCTTAAACTTTATTTCTATTTTGAGTGAAGACGTTTTTAACGAGGCTTCTCACTTTATGGGATACAATCCGCTGATACAATATGTAATGCAGCCAATTTTGGCATTTGGAGTAATTTTCCATTTCGTAATGGGATTTGTACTTACTGCTCAAAACAGCGCGGCAAGACCAATTGCATATGCTAAATACAACGGAGCTGCAAACGCTTCTTGGAGTTCTAGAAATATGATTATTTCTGGATTGGTTATTTTGGCTTTCTTAGGATTGCACTTCTATGATTTCTGGTTTCCTGAAGTTAGCTATAAATATATAGCTGGTACGGCACCAGATGCTACAAGGTATTATGGAGAGTTAGTTCATAAATTTCAAAGCCCGGTTCGTACAGCATTATACTGTGTGTCTTTCATCCTTTTAGGATTTCACTTATGGCACGGGTTTGCATCTTCTCTTCAATCTGTAGGGATGCACAACAAATACTCTAGATTTTTAGCGAAAGTAGGTTACTGGTTTGCAGTGGTAGTTCCTGCAGCTTTCGTAATTATCGCTTTATTTCATCATTTCAAACAATAA
- a CDS encoding hydroxymethylglutaryl-CoA synthase family protein, translating to MKTGIDAISFDVANIHLPIKTLAIARNIEPEKLEKGLGLLKMTFPDVHQDAVVFGANALTKLIIDNKIDLKEISRIYVGTESSIDSSKPIASYLISLMEQKFGEDSLAECDVVDFTFACIGGVDAMQNCLDFVKLNPAKKAIVVTSDFAKYDLNSGGEYTQGAGAVAMLITADPKIIAFDDNWATSTKGVFDFFKPYRTISKEEITKNTSNDPWFDNLEAEIEIHKDQPVFDGQYSNQCYMDRTRNAYFSFKKLKNTTETLYNTWHSIVMHLPYSFQGRRMLSEIYALDSAEKIIADDIAPADYQTKIKEVAKSDDYRSFVTEKLQPAELASSLIGNLYTGSIFMGLLSTLAHFYDTKKEVAGTKFGFLAYGSGSKSKVFEGTIQPEWKSALENVKLFENLTESTEIDFNTYESLHKKEQKQSIRTPKNEWILDRIEKEIPVLIGARYYKWID from the coding sequence ATGAAAACAGGAATTGATGCTATATCTTTTGACGTAGCAAACATACATTTACCCATAAAAACTTTGGCCATTGCCAGAAATATTGAACCAGAAAAATTAGAAAAAGGTCTTGGATTACTAAAAATGACTTTCCCGGACGTTCATCAGGACGCTGTTGTTTTTGGAGCAAATGCTTTAACCAAGCTTATCATTGATAATAAAATTGACTTAAAAGAAATAAGCCGAATTTATGTTGGTACCGAAAGCAGCATTGACAGCTCTAAACCAATTGCTTCTTATTTAATTAGTTTAATGGAGCAAAAATTTGGCGAAGATTCACTAGCAGAATGTGATGTTGTAGATTTTACTTTTGCCTGCATTGGCGGAGTTGACGCGATGCAAAACTGTCTTGATTTCGTAAAATTAAATCCAGCAAAAAAAGCAATTGTAGTTACTTCTGATTTTGCAAAATACGACTTAAACTCTGGCGGAGAATATACGCAAGGTGCCGGAGCAGTTGCAATGCTGATTACCGCAGACCCAAAAATTATTGCTTTTGATGACAATTGGGCAACAAGCACAAAAGGCGTTTTCGATTTCTTTAAACCATACAGAACTATCTCTAAAGAAGAAATTACAAAAAATACCAGCAACGACCCTTGGTTTGACAATTTAGAAGCCGAAATTGAAATCCATAAAGACCAGCCGGTTTTTGACGGACAATATTCTAACCAATGTTATATGGATCGTACGCGCAATGCCTACTTTTCATTCAAAAAATTAAAAAACACTACCGAAACTCTTTATAACACTTGGCACAGTATCGTAATGCACCTGCCATATTCTTTCCAGGGAAGAAGAATGTTATCTGAAATCTACGCTTTAGACAGTGCCGAAAAAATTATCGCTGATGATATTGCACCAGCCGATTATCAGACAAAAATTAAAGAAGTGGCAAAATCTGATGATTACAGAAGTTTTGTAACCGAGAAATTACAACCTGCAGAATTGGCTTCTTCTTTAATAGGAAACCTTTACACTGGTTCTATTTTCATGGGATTGTTATCGACTTTGGCTCATTTTTATGATACAAAAAAAGAAGTTGCAGGAACTAAATTTGGTTTCCTTGCTTATGGAAGCGGATCAAAATCGAAAGTTTTTGAAGGAACGATTCAGCCAGAATGGAAATCAGCTTTAGAAAACGTAAAGCTTTTTGAAAATTTAACCGAAAGCACAGAAATTGATTTCAACACTTACGAAAGCCTTCATAAAAAAGAACAAAAACAAAGTATAAGAACTCCAAAAAACGAATGGATTTTAGACAGAATCGAAAAAGAGATTCCTGTTTTAATTGGAGCTCGTTATTATAAATGGATTGATTAA
- a CDS encoding peptide chain release factor 1 has protein sequence MNDITKRFLEVYNYLKDRNMVSNPKKFAEELNISTSLFTEICKQRTNAGITPIQNLLKRYSDIDANWMITGEGSMLKISTQNAELNTNIDYKELAQARLEIIELKNEKIEYLTEKLKKLENPE, from the coding sequence ATGAACGATATAACTAAAAGATTTTTAGAGGTTTACAATTACTTAAAGGATCGAAACATGGTATCAAATCCTAAAAAATTTGCAGAGGAACTGAACATAAGCACATCTTTATTTACAGAAATCTGTAAACAAAGAACAAATGCAGGAATTACACCTATTCAAAATTTATTAAAAAGATATTCTGATATTGATGCCAATTGGATGATAACAGGTGAAGGATCTATGTTAAAAATCAGCACTCAAAATGCCGAATTAAATACAAATATAGATTACAAAGAACTTGCTCAGGCAAGACTTGAAATTATCGAATTGAAAAATGAAAAGATTGAATACCTGACCGAAAAATTAAAAAAATTAGAAAATCCAGAGTAA
- a CDS encoding LytTR family DNA-binding domain-containing protein, which produces MNKLNPSIKHHLVIAILISLWLFVFAFVIKPFDDGTINFRAWFLISFGFSVMAFLCYGLLAFIQKSFYKRIGKWNISLEITAIFLFYVLYLIGVFAFYKSPILNGGYDFSEFFSIIFIKVALILTPVIILARRYLIKLIPKERDVLIFKGENRLDILKINKADLVCISNAQNYIEIFYIENNKLHSKLIRSSLKKVLDDFGFLVQIHRSHLINPSHFKSWRNSNTIILTQIELPVSKNYKDVLLAL; this is translated from the coding sequence ATGAACAAACTAAATCCATCAATAAAGCATCATTTAGTAATTGCCATTCTCATTAGTTTATGGCTTTTCGTTTTTGCTTTTGTTATAAAACCTTTTGATGACGGAACCATAAATTTCAGAGCTTGGTTTTTAATCAGTTTTGGTTTTAGTGTAATGGCATTTTTGTGTTATGGTCTTTTAGCTTTTATTCAAAAAAGCTTTTACAAAAGAATAGGAAAGTGGAACATCAGTTTAGAAATAACAGCCATTTTTCTATTTTATGTACTGTATTTAATTGGAGTTTTTGCTTTTTATAAAAGTCCAATTTTAAATGGTGGATATGATTTTTCAGAGTTCTTTTCGATAATCTTTATAAAAGTCGCTTTGATTTTGACACCTGTAATCATTCTCGCAAGAAGATATTTAATTAAGCTTATTCCAAAGGAGAGAGATGTTTTGATTTTTAAAGGAGAAAACAGATTAGACATTCTAAAAATCAATAAAGCTGATTTGGTCTGTATTTCGAATGCACAAAATTATATAGAGATTTTTTATATTGAAAATAATAAACTCCATTCGAAACTTATTCGATCTTCTCTCAAAAAAGTGCTTGACGATTTTGGATTTTTGGTTCAAATCCATCGTTCACATTTAATAAATCCATCGCATTTTAAATCTTGGAGAAATTCAAATACAATTATTTTGACTCAAATTGAACTTCCGGTTTCTAAAAATTATAAAGATGTTTTATTGGCATTGTAA
- a CDS encoding GNAT family N-acetyltransferase — protein sequence MKDEKTKIRKIQNQDLDFVYKAICELEKEILDFEVFEMIFNENISNPKNLYLIAENKNEGLGFISFHTQNLLHHCGLVGEIQEFFIHQKYRGQGVGRLLINEILDFAEKNGLKSIEVTTNKKRVENVAIYESLGFRLSHNKFTIYK from the coding sequence ATGAAAGATGAAAAAACTAAAATCAGAAAAATACAAAATCAAGATCTAGATTTCGTTTACAAAGCAATCTGCGAACTCGAAAAGGAAATTCTAGATTTTGAAGTTTTCGAAATGATATTTAATGAAAACATTTCAAATCCAAAAAATCTGTATCTCATTGCTGAAAACAAAAATGAAGGTTTAGGTTTTATTAGTTTTCATACCCAAAATCTCCTTCATCATTGCGGATTGGTTGGTGAGATTCAGGAGTTTTTTATTCATCAAAAATATAGAGGTCAAGGTGTTGGACGATTATTAATAAATGAGATTTTAGATTTTGCAGAGAAAAATGGATTGAAAAGCATTGAAGTAACGACAAATAAAAAACGTGTAGAGAATGTCGCGATTTATGAAAGTTTGGGTTTTAGGTTAAGTCATAATAAGTTTACGATTTATAAATAA